The Triticum aestivum cultivar Chinese Spring chromosome 7B, IWGSC CS RefSeq v2.1, whole genome shotgun sequence genome window below encodes:
- the LOC123161302 gene encoding early nodulin-93 gives MAARNFFVRSPKEEESSAAIREAVLLGGKNAAIAGTVVAVPTFVACRVLPWAKHNLNYTAQALIISTACVAGFFITADKTILRNARQNTIGRIDEST, from the exons ATGGCCGCCCGGAACTTCTTCGTCCGATCCCCCAAGGAGGAGGAATCCAGCGCCGCCATCCGAG AGGCTGTCCTGTTGGGAGGGAAGAACGCCGCCATTGCTGGCACCGTGGTCGCGGTTCCCACG TTCGTTGCTTGCCGTGTCCTTCCTTGGGCTAAGCACAACCTGAACTACACCGCGCAAGCGCTCATCATATCGACAG CCTGTGTCGCCGGCTTCTTCATCACCGCGGATAAAACCATTCTGCGAAACGCAAGGCAAAACACCATCGGGAGGATCGACGAGTCGACTTGA